The genomic region CACCAATCCCTAATCCTCCTCGCCCTATCAACGTTTTCCAGCCTAACAAGCCATCCCACAACGATTTGTCGCCTGAAGTCGACAACTTTGACGCTATGGCTTCCGGCCCAGCCTCAGCTCAGCCCGCGCTTCCGTCTGCAAGGATGCAGCAACTGAAGAATCCTttcgaggaggatgaaatTGAGCCGGCCGGCACAGGAGCTATTAAGCCCCCGGACATCAGGAATTGTGCTCTAGAGGGAAATGGTGCTGCCCAACCAAAAAGGAACAAGTTTTCAAGGGCGCAAACTGGGTAGGTTTCatgtcttttctttcattGTGCTACATGCGTCGCATCGTTTGGGGAGCTGTTGGCGGAGTCCTTGGATTTTGCCCTTGGCCAGTCATGCATCATCGCCAGACATTCTGGAATGTCGGGACGAGTTTGTGACAGAATGGTGGCGTGGAATGAGTCAAAGGAGGTGCACCGAGGGATGTTTCAAGCCTGCAGGTCACCACACTTTGCTATTGTATTTACGTCTCTTATtttttctttatttttTCCGTCACCTATAAATCAAAAGCACTCTGTAGCTAACGAAAACTGCGCCACTTTACTATAACTATATCTACCATATATACGGAATAATCAACTCTCGCGTCAAACTGTCACACCTCAACCTCTGCTTCGATAATCTCCTTGCCTTATTTGACCGTATCTTTTTATAGCACCACAACATCAAGCTCATCTATCAGTTATCTTCTCGGGTCCAGCCCATCCTCAGCTCAAATAAATAAAGCTCGCACGCGGCGCTCGCTTTCAGCGAATTCATACGGTCTTTCAGGTGATGCACCCACCATGGCGGCTTTGATGGAGGGACAGAGGAAAGGCGTcgatgagaagaaggggagtAGACACGCAGATGTTATCGATACGTGGGATCCCACTGGATTGGGAAGTGCCAGTAAGTCGTGACTTTGAACTTTTTGAGACTCGAGACTGATATTTATGATTTACAGTGTGGCATCAGTAGGTCAACCTGGGAATAGCGATTGTGAGAAGTACTAATCATTTACGTAGCCCTGGTCCCTATGATGCCGCTGCCCCGTCTCGCAACACCAACCTCCCCACAACGAAAGCTCCCATGAAGGCATTTCAAAAATCAGAAAGCCCCGTCGCGCCACCGCGCGGACCCAGTACGATTTCTTTGTCTCCTCCCGTCCCCCCCGCAAAGGACACTCCCAGAGACGTTTCGGAGCCTGACCGGCGTCGTCCTTCGCGAGGAATATCCACTGGTCGTCGATCAGCAGGTGACGGTCTCACCGGTCAATACTCCACCAGTATGCCGAGCGACGGTGGGTATTTCCCCAACAtaggtgaagaagatcctcAAGATGAGGTGACGCTTGCAAGAATTGAGAGACAGAAAGAAAGGGAGTCCAAGAGGAAGGCTCTGAAGGCAGCTTGGGGAATTGATACTCGTACGCCATCTTGTCagaagaaagaaagcatAAAAGCTCATTGCCCTATAGCCGAGCCATTTGAAGACTACGGAGGCACACCCAACGACGGGCCCATTGAGAGTAAGCTCATGCGTGATCGAATGAAGCATCTGTATTGATTAAGGATCGTTATACGTAGTTACCGACGATATTTATACCCCTGAATCTATTTCCGCGCCTCTTCCCAGCGGTCGCACCATGCGTTCTCCAGGATTTAGGTTTGGTATCGATCCTCGTACTCCTCCCATCAAAGAAGATTCAACGTCGCCTACTCGAGAATCACCGCCACCTCTTCGTGCCGTCGTCACATCGACCAATGTTCCTCCCGGCGGAATCAAGCGAACTAAAAGCTTGATGCAAAAGATTAAAACTATGGTGCGTCATAAACCCGAATCTGAGCAAACATTTTCAAGTGGAAGTAGTGGAAGACTGGGGATGAGTGGAGGAAAGAGTATAAGTGTTAGTACAGGGTTGTCGGGAGTCGCGGCTGCAGAGAAAGGCCACACGACGCCCAATCGTCCACGTTTGTCGTCTACGTCGTTGTCTGCACCCAGTCCCACCCTGACGGATTCTCCCGTATTTGAGGAAACAGAGTTAGAACTCGCGGACTCTCAATCGTCGCATGAGCGGCGGAGCAGTGGAAGATAATAGCCCTGGGTTTATACCGTGGCGAAAGGAGGGCAGAGTGGTGAAGCTCGGAAAATGGAGCGTAGCCTAAGACCTTCATTCCTTGTACCTTCTCTTCTGCGCGAAATAGATGCGCTTTTTTTTGGAAGAAAAGCTGGCTTTCATCGCACAGCGCGCGTACAGTAGCGTCGACGTGATTTTTTTAAAGACGCGTCACCCCCTTTTTTGTATATTAAATCGTTGTCATATGCTATTAAATATAATTACAGTGCTATAGATCATGTTGGCTGATTTgttttctctttcattGTAGCGCGAAAATCCTAACATACCATTCCGTGGTCAGCCCCGTGATACTCGACCCTATTCGCCCAACCGCGAGATTTCGCCTATGTCGTCTGAAGCGCCGAGTGATGATATAATATCTCCTTCTGCAGGATCCGCAACTACTGCACGCTATCCTCATTTGTTCGACAAGGACTCCGGTAGGTTGCCTTCAGACAAGAGACCATCTTTCTCTGCTTCTCAAACTGAGCCACTAAGTTCAGCCTCTATAGCCTccggagaagaaggtttGATTGCTGCAGCTGAGGATGACAAACTAAGTTCGATGACCGGTGCCTTAGAAAGGGAGGAGATCCCCAGCATGGCTTCAAATGGCTACACCATTGTGgaatctccttcatctaAGGCCCGTGCTATTCGAGCACTCCAGCGAGAAGCTGAACACCATACTCGTTCCGCTTCTTATGGGGCGACCCCTTCTCCGAGAAGGACGACGGCAGCCCCTCCTGTTGCTCCTGTTCTGCCTGACTTTGATGACTACTGGTATAGACGTGAGAAGGTCAGATTCAACTCAGATACGTTGGATAGTGGAGACTTAAAGGAGGTCAAGGaattgaagaggaaaacCAGCATGGTAAAAAAGCTGAGAGACAGAATTGTGAAGTAGAAGCTGCTCTGGTGTTCAATGGGCTTGGATATGGACGCTGGCGAATTCTGTATCGCCCACAAAGAGGAGTGAAATTAGGATGCGAATGTAATAGATACCTATGTGTAGCAATTCGAGCTTTGATTCCATGTATATGACTCAATGGTATGCATGCCATCATCCCAACCAGGGTTCTCCGTCTTCATAAGAAGTGCTGATGAACAAAACAAGATACAGATATTAGTATGCTGAATTATAATACAGACAGTGTTACGCTTAAACAATAACTGATTTTTTACTAGTACAGAGTATCACGCATTAGTCTGGTGGGATATTCAATGGCCGCACACATTTAGTGATCACTCTTGCCATTGCTTGTCAGCATCCGTAAGGGGAACATACTTTTTGCCACCTCTATCATTAGCGCAATACGCCGACTTCAATCAGACTACACTTGCCATGACTCCAAATAGCTTCTTCTTAGTCACATCACCGTTAACTGACTTATCGATTTGCCACACATCTGACTCGTGCATCAGATACCTCACTTCAAAGCCTAAAAAAAATTAAATACCTTGCGatcctcttccaacagGGATAAACATCCTTCCCGGCTTGGCTAGCTGTAATCGACATAAACGGAGTTCGTTTACACGTCCAAGGTTCGAAAGAGTTAACCCACTTGGTCTACCAATTCGTCAGGGTATTCTGGAGCAGCTGCTCCAACATGGATGACTGTGAAGGGAGCATATTCTTTAGATCCTTTTCGTCCATCACCGCAAAGCATCAGAacccctcctccttcgATCTTATGCTTGTCGAGGACTTGGACTCCATCATTGGCAAGGTTGCGTATCGATTGAGATACCAGACCTTGGATATGATCAATGCCGACAACTAGAGACTTGGGTGATAGATAGTGGAAGACGGCAGTTACTGGTTATCAGTAAATATTAGCTTGGCAGTGGCTAGCCAGAGAAATGGGTGAAGTTTACAATAACCAGACCCGCTTCCCACGTCCAAGATTCGAGGAGGCTCTTCCCCAGCATTCTGGGTCTCAGGCAGAAGTTCAATTAGGTTTTCACATGCATGGGCATGCATGTGAGGGGCAGATATAGTTGCTCCAAATCCAATTCGCCTGGAGTAATTGCGTTCATAAGGAGGTTAACGTCGCCACCAGGTCACTTACTGAGGCGAATCCTCATAGGCAAATGCACGTTGGGGTACGTAGTGTTTTCTATCCACCTTCAACATAGCCTacaaaggaaagaggaagtgcAGAAGTAAGCTTTCCACTGAACAAAGCTTGGAATGAAACAAACCCACCGCTGCCACTCGAGAAGAGTGAATAAGGCCAGAGCTTTTCATGTTCTCAATAAGCTGCCCGTAAAGCAAGTAGTTCAGCACGCAGCACTCAAGTGGTAAAACATTTTGGTGATCAAAGGGAGAGTTGCAACATGCCTCTACATTTGTGCGTCCACTTGATAGCCATGCCATGATTGAATGGAGTTCAAGAAACTATCAACAGCCATTAACTAGAGGATCGTGGTGAGAACGCGATGGATAGGTTGGAGCTGCTCCCTCAGTGTCGGTCTGCCTCCACTGAGAGCCTCCACTTTCATTTCTACTCAGTTAATTTCCTACTTTTCTCCGAGACTCGAAACCTGGTCGGACAGTCGGTGACCGGTGACCGTAAATTAATCCATCTTCGGCCTTGTCCGGCCCATGGCATCATTGATTATTCACCTGAATGAGCTTTCGTTTCTTCGCTCACGAGTCTTCCCACGTAAACCAATCGAATCGATGGCCGACTCAAGTTAACAGGATAAAAATAGGGAGAAAGACAAAAATTGAACACCTTGTGGGCCTGGCCACCAGTATTGTGGGACTAATCAGCCGTCATATGTTGCAGTGGCATTGATATTATAGGCCCGGCGGCCCGCAGATCGGTTCACATCATGCTCACATGGTACCGTTCGTTGGGCGTACTGTACGCCATCTCAGTCCTGCTCTTCTCTGAAGAAAGAGCACATCAGAAAGCCCATTACTGTGTGCTCAAAAAAGGATCCAAGAGGATAATGTGACGCCCGAGTGAAATGTGTCAGATGACATATGTATAGCGGCGCAAGATCATTCCCCACCTCCCCCCACCCTTCTGTAACTTTCAGATGCCAATTTTTTTTAATTTATTGAGTCGGCTCAAAAGTAAGAGTCTGTATTGTAATGTAGGTCTTGAGAGTACGTCTACCTCAAGAATGATCGATTAGCAAATGGTTGACTATCGGTAGAAGTTATATCTCTACAAAACATCATCAAGAAGCGCGATTGCACATACAAACATTGTCGCTACTT from Cryptococcus decagattii chromosome 3, complete sequence harbors:
- a CDS encoding protein-L-isoaspartate O-methyltransferase, with amino-acid sequence MAWLSSGRTNVELIENMKSSGLIHSSRVAAAMLKVDRKHYVPQRAFAYEDSPQRIGFGATISAPHMHAHACENLIELLPETQNAGEEPPRILDVGSGSGYLTAVFHYLSPKSLVVGIDHIQGLVSQSIRNLANDGVQVLDKHKIEGGGVLMLCGDGRKGSKEYAPFTVIHVGAAAPEYPDELVDQLAKPGRMFIPVGRGSQDVWQIDKSVNGDVTKKKLFGVMYVPLTDADKQWQE